A stretch of Pyrenophora tritici-repentis strain M4 chromosome 7, whole genome shotgun sequence DNA encodes these proteins:
- a CDS encoding CypX, Cytochrome P450: MSPQRVVVAALLVVSAYIIKLVWVGYTSPLAKLPGPWYSKYTNLVLRYQTLSGKRIFYVDKLHQRYGGIVRIAPNEAAVTDIAGVTQIHKISTGFLKSDFYTGLTSTDTPGIFAMRDPHAHAARRKLFARAFSNSSLNSNWDVEVRQKASLAVQKIRRDALGSSQGADLLKWWTLMTTDVIAHLSFGESFNMLELGKQTSYIDSIQAALLGGVLRAELPILYKLLRYIPIKRIQLITTADDVLFEYGGRAIQNMRNENGNTMNLFGQMLSANDNSEKVALTEKDIKEEAGNFIVAGSDTTAVTLTYLVWAVLQQPNLQSRLENEIAELSDKLTKEELETAPVLNSVIEETLRLYGAAPGALPRTVPKQGTIISGYHIPGGAVVSTQAYTNHRDPSAFANPLKFDGLRFLNKTTMSAHQKASYMPFGGGSRVCLGVHLAYMELRLAAALFFRHCRGARISNCMNDKMMEMDNRFLVSPKGHCCYVTMR; encoded by the exons ATGTCGCCTCAGCGAGTCGTTGTGGCAGCTCTCTTAGTGGTATCGGCATACATCATCAAG CTCGTGTGGGTAGGGTATACATCTCCGCTGGCAAAGCTACCAGGGCCCTGGTACTCCAAGTACACGAATCTTGTCCTTCGTTACCAGACTCTTTCTGGCAAGCGGATCTTCTACGTAGACAAGCTTCACCAGCGCTATGGCGGCATCGTTCGAATTGCGCCAAACGAGGCCGCTGTTACGGATATAGCCGGTGTAACTCAAATACACAAAATTAGTACTGGGTTCCTCAAGTCGGACTTCTACACGGGTCTCACGTCAACTGATACTCCCGGCATATTCGCTATGCGCGACCCGCATGCCCATGCCGCTAGAAGAAAGCTGTTTGCCCGAGCCTTTAGTAACAGCAGCTTGAACAGCAACTGGGACGTTGAAGTTAGACAGAAGGCAAGCTTAGCTGTCCAAAAGATTCGGCGCGATGCATTGGGTTCATCACAGGGCGCCGATCTCCTCAAATGGTGGACACTTATGACGACTGACGTAATTGCTCACCTTAGCTTTGGGGAAAGCTTCAACATGCTTGAGCTGGGGAAG CAAACATCATACATTGATTCTATCCAGGCTGCACTTCTTGGCGGAGTGTTACGTGCCGAGCTGCCTATCTTATACAAGCTCCTCCGCTATATCCCCATCAAAAGGATCCAACTCATCACTACGGCTGATGATGTCTTATTTGAATACGGTGGACGGGCGATACAGAACATGCGCAACGAGAACGGCAATACCATGAATCTCTTTGGTCAGATGCTATCTGCTAACGATAACAGCGAAAAGGTTGCACTGACGGAAAAGGACATTAAGGAAGAAGCTGGGAACTTCATTGTGGCAGGCTCGGACACTACCGCGGTGACACTGACCTATCTCGTCTGGGCGGTACTTCAGCAGCCCAATCTGCAGTCTCGACTTGAGAACGAGATCGCAGAACTGAGCGACAAGCTGACAAAGGAAGAGCTTGAAACTGCGCCTGTGCTGAACAGCGTCATCGAGGAGACGCTAAGGCTTTACGGCGCTGCTCCTGGCGCCTTACCTCGGACTGTGCCTAAGCAAGGCACGATTATAAGCGGCTATCACATTCCCGGCGGTGCAGTAGTTAGTACACAGGCTTATACAAATCACCGCGACCCTTCGGCCTTTGCTAATCCACTCAAATTTGATGGCCTTCGGTTCTTGAACAAGACTACAATGTCAGCACATCAGAAGGCATCATACATGCCATTCGGAGGTGGCTCAAGAGTGTGTCTCGGTGTTCATCTTGCATACATGGAGCTTCGCCTGGCGGCTGCGCTCTTCTTTCGACATTGTCGTGGCGCCAGAATTTCCAACTGCATGAACGATAAAATGATGGAGATGGACAACAGGTTCTTAGTGTCTCCTAAAGGTCACTGCTGTTATGTCACTATGAGATGA